The proteins below are encoded in one region of Triticum aestivum cultivar Chinese Spring chromosome 1B, IWGSC CS RefSeq v2.1, whole genome shotgun sequence:
- the LOC123100707 gene encoding acyl-protein thioesterase 1 homolog 1-like: MSYYGGSSSGGRGGRRVEYGRSYVVRPKGRHLATIVWLHGLGDNGASWSQLLDALPLPNIKWICPTAATRPVAAFGGFPCTAWFDVDDTSVDGRDDIEGLDASAAHIANLLSSEPSDVKLGIGGFSMGAAAALHSAACYAHGKFSSGTPYPITLSAVVSLSGWLPCSRTLRGKMEGSHMAARRAASLPILLSHGRADEVVPYRNGERSTEFLRSSGFSYLTFKSYNGLGHYTIPEEMDDVCRWLSSRLSVDRSR, from the exons ATGAGCTATTATGGAGGCAGCTCTTCCG GTGGCAGGGGTGGCCGTCGAGTCGAGTATGGGAGGAGCTATGTGGTGAGGCCAAAGGGACGGCACCTAGCCACCATTGTGTGGCTCCATGGCCTAGGTGACAATGGTGCAAG CTGGTCCCAGCTGCTGGATGCTCTTCCCTTGCCCAAT ATCAAGTGGATATGCCCCACCGCAGCGACCCGGCCCGTCGCGGCTTTTGGCGGGTTCCCCTGCACTGCAT GGTTCGACGTTGATGACACCTCGGTCGATGGTCGCGACGACATCGAGGGGCTGGATGCTTCAGCTGCACACATAGCGAACCTACTGTCCTCGGAGCCTTCTGATG TGAAGCTTGGGATCGGCGGCTTCAGCATGGGTGCAGCAGCTGCCCTGCACTCGGCAGCATGCTACGCTCACGGCAAGTTCAGCAGCGGCACCCCCTACCCGATTACTCTCAGCGCCGTCGTCAGCTTGAGCGGCTGGCTCCCTTGCTCAAG GACGCTGAGGGGCAAGATGGAGGGCTCACACATGGCAGCAAGAAGAGCCGCCTCCCTGCCCATCCTGCTCAGCCATGGCAGAG CGGACGAGGTTGTCCCCTACAGGAACGGCGAGCGGTCGACCGAGTTCCTGCGGTCCTCGGGGTTCTCGTATCTGACTTTCAAGTCCTACAACGG GTTGGGCCACTACACCATCCCCGAAGAGATGGACGACGTCTGCAGGTGGCTCAGCTCGCGGCTCAGCGTCGACCGATCTCGTTAA